The proteins below are encoded in one region of Canis lupus familiaris isolate Mischka breed German Shepherd chromosome 21, alternate assembly UU_Cfam_GSD_1.0, whole genome shotgun sequence:
- the PTPN5 gene encoding tyrosine-protein phosphatase non-receptor type 5 isoform X2, whose product MNYEEARSEREKHAADDSEGGILDMCCSERLPALSDEGLPQPVVMDTLDQAEGLAGPQREMPPPPPPPPPPRGPGSHSLGGRSGLCLLAASQLLLACGVLWLSGYGPIWSQNATDLLSSSLTLLEQLGPTARLGVGTLEVPNLLLVTLSVILITTLVWHLLRAPPEPSTPLPPEDRRQSVSRQPSFTYSEWMEEKVEDDFLDLDPVPETPVFDCVMDIKPEADPASLTVKSMGLQERRGSNVSLTLDMCTPGCGEEGFGYLMSPREESAREYLLSASRVLQAEELHEKALDPFLLQAEFFEIPMNFVDPKEYDIPGLVRKNRYKTILPNPHSRVCLTSPDPDDPLSSYINANYIRGYGGEEKVYIATQGPIVSTVGDFWRMVWQEHTPIIVMITNIEEMNEKCTEYWPEEQVVYDGVEIIVQKVIHTEDYRLRVISLRNGTEERGLKHYWFTSWPDQKTPDRAPPLLHLVREVEEAAQQEGPRCAPIIVHCSAGIGRTGCFIATSICCQQLRHEGVVDILKTTCQLRQDRGGMIQTCEQYQFVHHVMSLYEKQLSRPSPE is encoded by the exons CTCTTTCTGACGAAG GTCTGCCCCAGCCGGTAGTGATGGACACGCTGGACCAGGCCGAAGGGCTCGCGGGCCCGCAGCGAGAGatgccgccgcccccgccgcccccgccgccaccCCGAGGCCCCGGCAGCCACTCCCTCGGCGGCAGGAGCGGCCTGTGCCTGTTGGCTGCCTCTCAGCTCCTG cTTGCCTGCGGGGTCCTCTGGCTCAGCGGCTACGGCCCCATCTGGTCACAGAATGCCACAGACCTCCTGTCCTCCTCGCTCACACTCCTGGAACAGCTGGGACCCACG GCCCGGCTGGGCGTTGGGACCTTGGAGGTCCCCAATCTGCTGCTGGTTACTCTGTCTGTGATCCTCATTACCACCCTG GTGTGGCACCTCCTGAGGGCTCCCCCAGAGCCATCCACCCCACTGCCCCCTGAGGATAGGCGCCAGTCAGTGAGCCGTCAACCCTCCTTCACCTACTCAGAGTGGATGGAAGAGAAGGTCGAGGATGACTTCCTGGACCTGGACCCTGTCCCTGAGACTCCTGTGTTTGACTGCGTGATGGACATCAAGCCTGAGGCTGACCCTGCCTCACTGACCGTCAAGTCCATGGGTCTACAGGAAAG GAGGGGCTCCAACGTCTCCCTGACCCTGGACATGTGCACGCCAGGCTGCGGTGAGGAGGGCTTTGGCTACCTCATGTCCCCGCGTGAGGAGTCGGCCCGCGAGTACCTGCTCAGCGCCTCCCGGGTCCTGCAGGCCGAGGAGCTTCACGAGAAGGCCCTGGACCCCTTCCTGCTGCAGGCAGAGTTCTTT GAAATCCCCATGAACTTTGTGGATCCGAAGGAGTATGACATCCCCGGGCTGGTGCGCAAGAACCGGTACAAAACCATCCTGCCCA acccccaCAGCAGAGTGTGTCTGACCTCACCAGACCCTGATGACCCTCTGAGTTCCTACATCAACGCCAACTACATCCGG GGCTACGGCGGGGAGGAGAAGGTGTACATCGCCACTCAGGGACCCATCGTCAGCACAGTCGGTGACTTCTGGCGCATGGTGTGGCAGGAGCACACGCCCATCATCGTCATGATCACCAACATCGAGGAGATGAACGAG AAGTGCACTGAGTATTGGCCGGAGGAGCAGGTGGTGTACGACGGTGTGGAGATCATCGTGCAGAAGGTCATTCATACTGAGGATTACCGGCTGCGAGTCATCTCCCTCAGG AACGGGACCGAAGAGCGAGGCCTGAAGCATTACTGGTTCACGTCCTGGCCTGACCAGAAGACCCCAGACCGGGCTCCCCCACTCCTGCACCTGGTCCgggaggtggaggaggcagcCCAGCAGGAGGGGCCGCGCTGTGCCCCCATCATCGTCCACTGCAG TGCAGGGATTGGCAGGACAGGCTGCTTCATTGCCACCAGCATCTGCTGCCAGCAGCTGCGGCATGAGGGAGTGGTGGACATCCTTAAGACCACGTGCCAGCTCCGTCAGGACAG GGGCGGCATGATCCAGACGTGTGAGCAATACCAGTTTGTGCACCATGTCATGAGCCTCTACGAGAAGCAGCTGTCCCGCCCGTCCCCAGAGTGA
- the PTPN5 gene encoding tyrosine-protein phosphatase non-receptor type 5 isoform X3, which yields MDTLDQAEGLAGPQREMPPPPPPPPPPRGPGSHSLGGRSGLCLLAASQLLLACGVLWLSGYGPIWSQNATDLLSSSLTLLEQLGPTARLGVGTLEVPNLLLVTLSVILITTLVWHLLRAPPEPSTPLPPEDRRQSVSRQPSFTYSEWMEEKVEDDFLDLDPVPETPVFDCVMDIKPEADPASLTVKSMGLQERRGSNVSLTLDMCTPGCGEEGFGYLMSPREESAREYLLSASRVLQAEELHEKALDPFLLQAEFFEIPMNFVDPKEYDIPGLVRKNRYKTILPNPHSRVCLTSPDPDDPLSSYINANYIRGYGGEEKVYIATQGPIVSTVGDFWRMVWQEHTPIIVMITNIEEMNEKCTEYWPEEQVVYDGVEIIVQKVIHTEDYRLRVISLRNGTEERGLKHYWFTSWPDQKTPDRAPPLLHLVREVEEAAQQEGPRCAPIIVHCSAGIGRTGCFIATSICCQQLRHEGVVDILKTTCQLRQDRGGMIQTCEQYQFVHHVMSLYEKQLSRPSPE from the exons ATGGACACGCTGGACCAGGCCGAAGGGCTCGCGGGCCCGCAGCGAGAGatgccgccgcccccgccgcccccgccgccaccCCGAGGCCCCGGCAGCCACTCCCTCGGCGGCAGGAGCGGCCTGTGCCTGTTGGCTGCCTCTCAGCTCCTG cTTGCCTGCGGGGTCCTCTGGCTCAGCGGCTACGGCCCCATCTGGTCACAGAATGCCACAGACCTCCTGTCCTCCTCGCTCACACTCCTGGAACAGCTGGGACCCACG GCCCGGCTGGGCGTTGGGACCTTGGAGGTCCCCAATCTGCTGCTGGTTACTCTGTCTGTGATCCTCATTACCACCCTG GTGTGGCACCTCCTGAGGGCTCCCCCAGAGCCATCCACCCCACTGCCCCCTGAGGATAGGCGCCAGTCAGTGAGCCGTCAACCCTCCTTCACCTACTCAGAGTGGATGGAAGAGAAGGTCGAGGATGACTTCCTGGACCTGGACCCTGTCCCTGAGACTCCTGTGTTTGACTGCGTGATGGACATCAAGCCTGAGGCTGACCCTGCCTCACTGACCGTCAAGTCCATGGGTCTACAGGAAAG GAGGGGCTCCAACGTCTCCCTGACCCTGGACATGTGCACGCCAGGCTGCGGTGAGGAGGGCTTTGGCTACCTCATGTCCCCGCGTGAGGAGTCGGCCCGCGAGTACCTGCTCAGCGCCTCCCGGGTCCTGCAGGCCGAGGAGCTTCACGAGAAGGCCCTGGACCCCTTCCTGCTGCAGGCAGAGTTCTTT GAAATCCCCATGAACTTTGTGGATCCGAAGGAGTATGACATCCCCGGGCTGGTGCGCAAGAACCGGTACAAAACCATCCTGCCCA acccccaCAGCAGAGTGTGTCTGACCTCACCAGACCCTGATGACCCTCTGAGTTCCTACATCAACGCCAACTACATCCGG GGCTACGGCGGGGAGGAGAAGGTGTACATCGCCACTCAGGGACCCATCGTCAGCACAGTCGGTGACTTCTGGCGCATGGTGTGGCAGGAGCACACGCCCATCATCGTCATGATCACCAACATCGAGGAGATGAACGAG AAGTGCACTGAGTATTGGCCGGAGGAGCAGGTGGTGTACGACGGTGTGGAGATCATCGTGCAGAAGGTCATTCATACTGAGGATTACCGGCTGCGAGTCATCTCCCTCAGG AACGGGACCGAAGAGCGAGGCCTGAAGCATTACTGGTTCACGTCCTGGCCTGACCAGAAGACCCCAGACCGGGCTCCCCCACTCCTGCACCTGGTCCgggaggtggaggaggcagcCCAGCAGGAGGGGCCGCGCTGTGCCCCCATCATCGTCCACTGCAG TGCAGGGATTGGCAGGACAGGCTGCTTCATTGCCACCAGCATCTGCTGCCAGCAGCTGCGGCATGAGGGAGTGGTGGACATCCTTAAGACCACGTGCCAGCTCCGTCAGGACAG GGGCGGCATGATCCAGACGTGTGAGCAATACCAGTTTGTGCACCATGTCATGAGCCTCTACGAGAAGCAGCTGTCCCGCCCGTCCCCAGAGTGA